In Candidatus Latescibacterota bacterium, a single window of DNA contains:
- a CDS encoding V-type ATPase subunit, whose amino-acid sequence MIFGPVSRYALINAKVRARLSTLLDMETINRLAETRDLSEFYSSLSSTIYEPVFSKPEISFDPRVGEKFLLEQEVEWHRELLKDIKGEEKALIKHFLEKYEIENLKTALRIREGRRDGEEMKYMIRKDLPHSLPYQAISEASSMEDAVSYLSGTPFQKAVEVVLDDYNERRTLFPIEINLEIDYYERLKSRVAALGKKDREIAKKLVGLEIDQKNLGWLVRLKFYYDIPVGELLDYNIPGGYRMKRDRLRQAFKAESIKEVISVALEKSFANASELLVSGDQLSKLYLLEIILWNYLITEARKTLGGFPFTIGTVLSYLILKRTEIRNIITIMNGKIYKMDRGEIESHLRVSF is encoded by the coding sequence TTGATATTTGGACCAGTCAGCAGATATGCGCTTATCAACGCGAAGGTGAGAGCCAGACTCAGCACTCTTCTTGATATGGAGACGATCAACAGGCTGGCCGAGACTCGTGATCTGTCGGAGTTTTACTCATCACTCAGTAGTACGATCTACGAACCGGTATTCTCGAAACCGGAGATCTCGTTCGATCCAAGGGTCGGCGAAAAATTTCTGCTTGAGCAGGAAGTCGAGTGGCACAGGGAATTGCTCAAAGATATCAAGGGAGAGGAAAAGGCCCTTATCAAGCATTTCCTCGAGAAGTATGAGATAGAGAATCTCAAGACGGCCCTAAGGATCAGGGAAGGAAGACGGGACGGGGAAGAAATGAAATACATGATCCGAAAGGATCTGCCCCATTCGCTCCCGTACCAGGCGATCTCAGAAGCTTCCTCGATGGAGGACGCTGTATCGTATCTTTCGGGCACCCCGTTCCAGAAAGCGGTCGAAGTGGTGCTTGATGATTATAACGAGCGCCGCACCCTGTTTCCGATCGAGATAAACCTCGAGATAGATTATTACGAAAGGCTGAAGTCGAGGGTTGCCGCTCTGGGCAAAAAGGACCGGGAGATAGCGAAAAAACTCGTTGGACTCGAAATCGACCAGAAGAACCTGGGTTGGCTCGTGCGTCTCAAGTTCTATTATGATATTCCTGTAGGCGAATTGCTCGATTACAATATTCCCGGTGGTTACCGTATGAAGCGGGATAGGTTGCGTCAGGCGTTCAAAGCCGAATCTATCAAGGAAGTGATCTCTGTGGCATTGGAAAAATCTTTCGCGAATGCTTCGGAGTTGCTGGTCAGCGGCGACCAGCTGAGCAAGCTTTACCTGCTCGAGATCATCCTGTGGAATTACCTTATCACCGAAGCCAGAAAGACACTTGGAGGATTTCCTTTTACTATCGGGACAGTTCTCTCGTATCTCATCCTGAAGCGGACCGAGATAAGGAATATTATAACGATAATGAACGGCAAGATATACAAAATGGATCGCGGAGAGATAGAGAGTCATCTCAGAGTCTCTTTCTAG